A DNA window from Brassica napus cultivar Da-Ae chromosome C1, Da-Ae, whole genome shotgun sequence contains the following coding sequences:
- the LOC125579912 gene encoding uncharacterized protein LOC125579912, translated as MESPLVAYLEQMFSKRLDTMQSMVERLPGVAPPIRKSNPDSYANTPFTDDITLIEMPRKFSFLSIKAYDGTSDPDDHVAQYRQRMLAVSLPKESREATMCKGFGSTLTGPALQWWPFPNAASPLPSLPSREVCSPTGTSIRSRPNISARPRQSHYGAAKARPKAVRPDRTERDEKPSLRSARDSINRNWGSYQNWAIEKAEGMAVSTWPDISHLAVSRPELINVLRQMGQQVKRPQKMKAPDSFQNPGLWCKFHRDHGHKTEDCIALKIKVNELPKKGHLREFLSEKAKSHLSKETTGNPLKLLPSRHLDRTE; from the exons TCTCCCTTGGTTGCTTACCTGGAACAGATGTTCTCCAAGAGGCTCGACACCATGCAGTCCATGGTAGAGAGGCTCCCAGGAGTAGCTCCCCCCATCCGGAAGAGCAACCCTGACTCTTATGCCAACACTCCTTTCACAGACGATATCACCTTAATAGAGATGCCCAGGAAGTTCTCATTCCTTAGTATAAAGGCGTATGACGGCACCAGCGATCCGGACGATCATGTCGCCCAATACAGACAAAGGATGCTCGCTGTATCACTCCCAAAGGAGTCGCGTGAAGCTACCATGTGCAAAGGGTTCGGTTCAACCCTGACCGGACCCGCTCTGCAATG GTGGCCATTCCCGAATGCAGCATCTCCACTGCCATCTTTGCCTTCAAGAGAGGTCTGCTCCCCGACGGGGACCTCTATAAGGAGCAGACCAAATATCAGTGCAAGACCACGGCAGTCGCACTATGGCGCAGCTAAAGCAAGACCCAAGGCGGTCAGACCGGACCGAACCGAGCGAGACGAGAAACCCTCTTTAAGATCAGCCAGGGATTCCATAAACCGAAACTGGGGCAGCTACCAGAATTGGGCGATCGAGAAGGCAGAAGGGATGGCAGTGTCCACGTGGCCAGACATCTCTCACCTCGCCGTCTCAAGGCCGGAGCTGATAAATGTTCTGAGgcagatgggccaacaggtcAAGAGGCCACAGAAGATGAAAGCACCCGACTCTTTCCAGAACCCTGGTCTTTGGTGCAAATTCCACCGCGACCACGGTCACAAAACGGAGGATTGTATCGCACTGAAGATCAAGGTCAACGAATTGCCTAAGAAAGGACACCTCAGGGAGTTCCTTTCCGAGAAGGCCAAGAGCCATCTGAGCAAGGAGACAACGGGAAACCCACTGAAGCTGCTCCCGTCTCGCCACCTCGACAGGACCGAGTGA